From Neofelis nebulosa isolate mNeoNeb1 chromosome 14, mNeoNeb1.pri, whole genome shotgun sequence:
AGCAAAGGCCTGACGACGGGGACGACTGGGCCAAATACGAGCTAAGATGACCGCAATTCAAAGGTTCTGCACCTCCCTTGAAAGGGAATTGGAAAACTCGCCGGTCCCGTACATAGTTAGGTTTTCACACCGCGTTCCCAGTATCTCCAAAACCTCTGACCCAAGGCCATCTGCATCCTATCTTTGCCCGGCGCCTCCACCAGCGTCACAGGGCGtcacaaacacacagacaaatgGGCAAAGGTACAGGCTACAGCCAGACCGAGGGAAAACGAGACAAAAAGTCGCTGGATTCGTGGATGGAGAAGGATTCTCGAGTGGGCGAGGAGCTACTTACTCTGCACCCTCCATGGTTCCAGCCGGAAAAAGAGGAAGTTAGCGCATGCGCGCTGTCCACTTAAAGACGACAAGAGCGAAGCCCCACAACTCAGAGGTGTCCCAGGATAAGCCAGAAAAGAACTCGGAACTGAGAACTCGTCTTGCAGACGCAAAATTGAGAACTGCCTGATTCAGCCCCTTACGATCGACTTTCgggtaaaatttgtatgggaaaTACATGCACCCACTAGACTCTTTAATCAATATGACAAGAGCACAGAGTGCTGACACCTTTACTACTCGGGGTCCTAGTCTCTAGGCTGCGTTGACAGGGTACCTTCTCGTATTCCACCCAGTAATGTATGCAAATGACACGCCACACAGGCGCGAACTACACATCCCGGCATGCCCCATTTTCACTGCGTGGGGAAGGCAAGGCTTGACTGGGACTGTAGGCAACCACTGCAGTGGTGATTACAGCCAGGGAAAACGAGAGCCTTTTGGCCCACGTTCCGGATGGTTAGGTGCGATTCTAAGTCGCTTCCGAGACCCGGCTTTTGACGGGCTTCCCGGCTCTGCCAGCCCCAGCCATAAACCGGCACTCTACTGCCGCGCTGCCGAGGTCCTTCTATTCGTTCCGCCAGCCTGCAGGGCTGTCTTCCGCGGCGCCTGATCGCAGGGGTGACCGTCcgagtcccacgcttaaccaaAGTGGCGAAATAGGGACAAGCGAGGACCCGACGGCAGGAGGAGGATGGCCCGGGCACTGCAGACCGTCAGGCCTGGCCGGCGGAGGCCAGGACACCCCAAGGCAGGGGGCGTGAGCTGTGTAGGTAGGTGCGACAAGGGCTGGAGGCTGCAGCCACGACCATGTGAGAGGGGCTGCCCCGCCGCGGTTCGGCGGACGGCTGCGAGCTGGCGGGGGGCTGGGCCGGGGGCGGGGTGCgcccgggggcggggagggccgaGCGGAGGGAGGGCCGATGCCGCCGCCGGCTCTTCCCGGTCGAGGGTTATatagctcggagcgtggagcccgCTCAGAGGCGGCCGGGAGCGTTCCGACTTGCAAGTGGCGCTGCGCTGCGGAGCCCAGTGCCCAAGTGACAGCCGTGGGGAGTGCAGGGCAGGGGACACGAGACCGCGGGGGCAGCTGCAAGCCGTTGGGCAGCGGTCGACTGCGCCGAGCGAGTCGCCCCTTCCCGGCGCTCCCGCTGCCCCGCACCCCACTCTCCCACCCTCTCGCAACTTGGGTCAAGTTGACAACTCCCGAGGCGGCCGGCGGGCCCGTGCGGTCTCCGCTGCGCGCCCCTCCCCCGGGGTGAGAGGGAGCCGCCGCGCCGGCTCCGGGGACGCTCGGGCGGCTGCGGCTTGGCCATGAGGGCAGCGCGCGCCGACTAACTCGCGGCTGTCACCGCCGCTGCAGCGGGACCGGCCGGGCGGGCGCTGCGGgacgggcgggcgggcgggcggctgCCGCGGCGGGCACAACCCCGGGGCCACCGCGCCGAGCCCGGGCGGGAGTGGCCCCGCGCACTCCAGCCCGGAGGGCACCTCGAGAGAGGGCGCGGGGCGCAGCCTTCTGGTCTGGGCGGCTGTGACAAACGCCCCGGGGCCGGGAGCCGGGCTGCCCTGTGCAGGGTGAGCGCGGACGCGGACGCTGGACTCGTGCGGGGTTCCGGGCGTCGCGATGAACATCGTGGTGGAGTTCTTCGTGGTCACTTTCAAAGTGCTCTGGGCGTTCGTGCTGGCCGCGGCGCGCTGGCTGGTGCGGCCCAAGGAGAAGAGCGTGGCCGGCCAGGTGTGCCTCATCACGGGCGCCGGCAGCGGCCTGGGCCGCCTCTTCGCGCTCGAGTTCGCCCGGCGCCGGGCGCTGCTGGTGCTCTGGGACATCAACACTCAGAGCAACGAGGAGACGGCGGGCATGGTGCGCCACATCTACCGAGACCTGGAGGCGGCCGACGCCGCGGCGCTGCAAGGTAACTCGGACCTGCGCCGGATCAAGCCTCGCCCCACCCCCGAGCCCTCCCCGGGAGGGCCCCAAACCCCATTGCCCTGGTCAGCCCGGCTCGTCTTCGGCGAGTGGAGTTGGCCCCCTGGGAAAGGAGCACGGTCACCTCTGTTCTAGAAGGGGGAAGGTGTGCCGAACCCTTGTCTTTACGGGGGTCCTCTTTGGGGGCGAATGTCGGGTTTCCTAAACCCTCTGGGGATATCGGGAAGGCAGAGCTTGTTAGCACAGGTGTGAATCCTTAAGAAATGGCTCACTCGCTTTTGCGATGGGAGACTAAGGAGTCTGGGAAGTTGTTCTCAGACTCGACTGATGCATGTCTGTGTGTTACTGTGGTCTGAACCGCTGGGGCTAGGGCGGCATTGATGATTTCACTATGACTTTAGCCGCCAGAAAATAATTACATTGTTGCACCACAGACAGGTAAGTGCTTTAGTTACATTCTCAGCTTGATTGAAAGGTGTGCTGCCTCTTGGAAAGCGCTTGGAGGATTTAAGCCTCATTGTAAATTTATTCCGTGTTTTTGATAACCTCAGGAAATCTGCCTCACTGTATACTTATTAACTAACCTGAATctgaggggttttgttttttatttcttgttttttaagccaAAGCGGGGACTGTAACCAACCGTAAATATTGGTCAAGGAAATTTGATAATGGCTCTTGCTCTTTGACAAAGTTTTTCATTTCCGGAAAATACATAGAACTATACGGAGGAGATTAACTtggaccccacccctccccccatatcGATCAATTTTCACCATAAGTATTGGCACCTGCCTTTTAGCCCAGAAAAGCAAAGGTCAAAACTGTTACATTTTCAAAAGTGGTATGGAAGGGTAGcaaatacagatttttgtgtTCCCTGCTGAAACCTAAAAGATAAAGGTATTCAAAAACCAGGAAAGAGATTTGGGCTTTCAAAATTGAGATCTTCTGTGGTAAAATTGCATATTTACCTGTAAACTTGATTTATGCGAGGTGCTTCTGAGGAGAACTCAGAGATTCCAGTGAAAACAAACCAGTGACCTCCATTCTTTCATGAGAAGCTTTAGGTTCATTTCTTGGGTTTGGATGACTTCAGATTGTTAGCTACAGTTTTGATTTGTGAGCCTTAAGGAGGGTTCCCATTTTGAAGGTGCtcttactaaaagaaaaagagccGATTCTGGCCCCTGGTCCTCAAAAAAAGAGGAGTGTGTAGTATTTGTGTTTGGGAGGAGGGGGGTGTTATTCTCTGGGCTGAGATCAGTTCTTTCCAGGTGTCTTTAGCTCCAGGAAGCTGATCCCATGAGGTCTGACTAGTATTGGGCTTGTCACAATTACATGATTTTCCCCTAAGCAAAGTTATCCAGTAAATTGCTATAATTCCCAAAGACTCTTGGGGGAGGAAGGCAGCTGTAAGTTCAGTCATTGGCAAGCCTTATGGTGTTAGAAATCTGAAGCTCActgtagtatttttgttttgtgtgatcTTTGTCCTACTGATTGCCACGTGACTCACATTTTGcaccccccaccctttctctgttccattttttcccccttcatctgGACTTCCGAGGACAGCTGGAAATGGTGAGGAAGAAATTCTGCCCCACTGTAACTTGCAGGTTTTTACCTACACCTGTGatgtgggaaagagggagaatgtcTACCTGACTGCAGAAAGGGTCCGCAAGGAGGTTGGCGAGGTCTCAGTCCTGGTCAATAATGCCGGCGTGGTCTCTGGGCATCACCTTCTGGAATGTCCTGATGAGCTCATTGAGAGAACCATGATGGTCAATTGCCACGCACACTTCTGGGTAAATATAAACATCCTTGTTTTTATTACTAGGCCTTCCTCAATGAGAAGGTTGGGAAGGAGCCAGACTTCAATACCATCCTGGAAGACACCTATACTGTTTCACCACAAAGCTTCCTTCTAATTTGCTATTTCCCCATGGTGAATTACACTGTATGCCAGTTActatcaaataattattttctcccccctcccatgCAGTCTTTCTTGAGAGAGTAAAGGACTGAACATTTTGAGCTAGTTTGAAAGATTGCCATAAAAATAACTAGAGGGAGCATAAAACCCtgggtttgtttattttactttctgttgaGTTTGTAAAACATTGGTTGTTCTTATGAATTCCTGAAGTCAGAGTTTAGGCTTCCAAATTACTGCTCAGCCACATTTTAGAAAGTGCCAGAGATTCTGAGATCAGCATTTGTGGTCCATTGGGAGTGGTCAGGCCACCCTGGCAGTCACTTAACATCCATTGACCAGCCACAGGGTCTGTGGCATTGTCCTGATGGAGTACGTCTCAGAACTGTCTCAGCTTACAAGATGCCTCTCTCAGGAGAACTGAAGTCACCCTGATAGGACCACAGAGTCGCTATATAAGGGGCAGGAGGACGGTGAGACTTGAGGAAGGAGAGACTTGAACCATATCTGCTTCTAACTGTCAGAACGACAGCATCTAAggatgagagggaaggagggcctTCTGTTGCTCTGGGGACAAAATGAATCCCAATTTTCCAGCTAAACTTCAGTAATGTTGGGTGTGAAGCTCTCCCCCATAACTGTACACTGTTGACCCACtttattctcttcctcctctgaagtAATTCCCCTTGATTTTCGTAGATAGGTAAGAGCCAATAAGGAAAGGGTAAGGAGGTAGGATGTtgcgttgttgttgttttgttttgttttggtttttttttgtatttcccatAGGCGGATTAGCCTTCTAATGAAACACAACAAAGAACTGTTTCTTTTAAATAGGTCACATTAAACCTCATTAATTTTTTAGCAACTGCTTAAAAACTTAATCTGGCTTTAGAAGTACTTATTCAAATGTTGTTCCTTGAATATCAAACCATTTCTCTGATCCTGAAAGAAGCTTCCTTTAACgttttattttcaaacatgaGCTCTATTTAACCCATTTTCAAACCTCAAGAAATGAACACATAAATGACTTAACTAACTCATATTGATCTTTTAAATGAGTAAGGAGATTACCAAATACAGTTTGGGGGAACTTaagtgtgttttgggggggggggcgcatgtgcataggtgtgtgtgtgtctgtcttgtgtgcagtggggggtgggcaacTGAATAAAAGTCCCTGCTGCCATGGGGTCCACAAGAACAAGTGGCAAGGGGGTGCATCAGGTGAGTAAAGGGCAGTACAGATGAATAAACTTGGCAATACAGTTTATCAAGAATCCTATGTATTGACAATTCCGAGTAAAACAAGCAGCCACCATTTGAAATAACACATGTGAATTGCAGGTGGCCTTGTAGTTTTTGTATTTGAACAAGGATGGAAGTGCCTTAGAAATTCCAGTTGATTTTAGTCAGCTCGTCATCCTTAAACAGATATACAGCCATTGGTGGGCTAGTTGTGAACCAacaccaggattttttttttctccatagccTTTGACTGAGATGATCCTCAGTTTCTGAACCATAAACTTTGACCTACCCGGTGCTCTAAAATTTAGCTATCTTGCCTATTTCTCTGTATGATTACTTTCCTGAATTGTAAAATTGCAAATGAAGCCACACTTTTAAAGAAACCCCATACAATCTGCAGTTAAATACTTTGAAGAGGAAAGCAGCCTTTTCTCGCTAGACATCCTATAAAATGGGAGCTAATTTAGAGTGTGTTAAGCACAGAAAATCCATAGCTTTAGCTTTGAAAATGCACATCATTTGATATACTGTACTCTAATATTGGACTACTTTCTAACCTAAGGAGAAAATTGAATCAGGTCTCTGACAGAAAAATTATTGTGGAATTGAATCTGTATACTAAGGAGGAATATACCACCTTCCCAGAGTCCTTACTTTGCTTTGAGATGTTGCTTAACTACACAATTTAGGGAGTTCTTGGAAGCCTTGACCATAATGACGTCACTTCATATTAAAATATGGGAGGCTCCTGAATTCTCCAGCTGTTTTTCCCCTAAGCATCTAAActtaagaatttattttcaatattgagtcagaaaattcattttagagttggaatttctgacTTCTTGCCGAGACTTACAAACCTTTTAAGAAGTTGAGAACTAGCaactaaaatttaaaggaagacTTACTATAATTTTTACAGGGActggcagtgggggtgggtgggtgggtgcacACATGCAGTGATGTAAGAGCTACCTGAATTCAGCTTCCTTTCCAGTAGTCCTCTTTAACAAAAATGTGTGTGACAACTGTCTAAAGATGTATTGGTTTGTGCTGTTTTCCTTCCAGAGAAAATAACCAGTGTGTCTTTTTACTGTATTTGGCTGGGGGAAGGAAGTTGCCCCGTTCACTTTAAAAAGTAGATCAGCTGAGCAAACAGTTGTGTAGTCATTTGAACAGATTGTCTGGAGCCAGACTTCTAAGTAGCAGTCGATGTCTGTTTTCATAAAACACTAAATGGTATGTTGATCGCGACCCAGAGTTAAAGTCCCATGTAGTGAATTGGAAAGCCGTGTGGAGTTCCACTGAAAAGCTGTGGGTGCTCCTACTTCCAAACCCTTCTACTACTGGCCCTGCCTGGAGACCCTCTTCTTCCACTCTTCTACCTTTTAAGGCCTAGCTCAAGTTCTTACTATAAtcttccctccccactccagcCCTTTTCTGGCATTTTTGCATATTAGAGCTGCAAGGATCCTTAGAGATCATCTTATTTTCCAATCCCTTATTTTCTGATGAAGATGCAGTTAAATGACTTGTCTAaagctttttctcttcttgccattatttaaaaaaaatttttttttgttcacgtttatttattattgagagacagacacagagcatgagcaggggaggggccgagagatggagagacagaatccgaagcaggctccaggctctgagctgccagcacagagctccatgtggggctcaaactcacaaactgcgagatcacgacctgagccgaagtcagacaccagagccacccaggtgcccctctcttcttGCCATTATTAATCTCTTACAACATCTCTTAATTCTCCTCCTTTGTGGCACAGTACATGctcttttgtgtaattttttatgCATTGTGCCCTGAAATTCTGAAATAGATGGCAAGCTTTCTGAAGGCAGTTTGTTATATACTTCTATTTGTTTTCCCCTGCCTGCAATAGAACTCTACTCCTAAGACtaaataaacactcaataaatgtttgatagtATAGGCTAGACTTCTGCTTAAATATTTAGAAGATAGCCTACTCAGAGGATACTCACAGGGACCTGTCTTCTGAAATTTCAAAAGGTAGTAGGCATTATGTTGGACTAATTCAAGCTGCATAAGATTGAGGAAATTTCAAAATGGGGCTGGCTCACAttcataattgtttgtatctccttttgttttcctatACAACTTTTCCATTCTCCTGGCCTCGCCTGTGTGCTCGTATTTACTGTAGTATATTAACTCTGCTCTTTGGTGCAAGGCTAGCGACTGTGAGAAGGCCAGTGTTGATAAACCAATTTGAATCAAGCTCCAATTTAATTTACGGCAACCATTCATATTTCCTAATGGCTGGGCCTCAAGGAGAGGATTTTTCCTGTGTTCCTTCCTTGATTCTTAACCTCGTAGTCTGTACTACTAAGCAATTGGAAGTTTTCACAGTACTTGCCGTTGTTCTGCACAGCCCTCCAGTGTCCTGTGATCCTTTATCGTCCAGTATTCTTCCATCACCAGCAGCTCTCCTAGGAACCTTCTCTTGGTCACCAGTTAAGTGATAGATTTGTGATGGATTCTAGTCAGTATAATCTGTTGTGCGACATTCATGGTTAGGACAAGACCAAGGAGAATGTATGCAATACGATGCACATTAATTGGGGCATTATCACAGAAAACATTCACTTAGGCTCCCTCTGTATCTCTGTGTGCtacaaaaacttgaaaataccTCTCTAGACTCCTTTGAAATATGGCAGGTTGGCCTCCATACAGGAATTACAAACCCATGTTTCCCCCCAAAACGTTAATGTTGcttcacttgttatttttttaagaggagtCCAATCTTAGCTTGCTGTTTTTGCGAGACATAGTTTATCTGTAGATCCTTTTTGACCAGAGAGCTGCATTTGGCCTTTATACGTGAGCAGCAAATTGATCCCTGATTAACCAAAAGGGGGTAGCAAAAGCATTTAACTCCAGGCCTTTTATGTTCTGCAGAAATTTTGCATGGTTAAGGGCTAAATCTGTCAAATAGCTAGTCGGTAATTTACTTCTATTGATACGGTAGTCAGACAAGATAATTGGTAGTTAATTAATAGAC
This genomic window contains:
- the RDH10 gene encoding retinol dehydrogenase 10, which encodes MNIVVEFFVVTFKVLWAFVLAAARWLVRPKEKSVAGQVCLITGAGSGLGRLFALEFARRRALLVLWDINTQSNEETAGMVRHIYRDLEAADAAALQAGNGEEEILPHCNLQVFTYTCDVGKRENVYLTAERVRKEVGEVSVLVNNAGVVSGHHLLECPDELIERTMMVNCHAHFWTTKAFLPTMLEINHGHIVTVASSLGLFSTAGVEDYCASKFGVVGFHESLSHELKAAEKDGIKTTLVCPYLVDTGMFRGCRIRKEIEPFLPPLKPDYCVKQAMKAILTDQPMICTPRLMYIVTFMKSILPFEAVVCMYRFLGADKCMYPFIAQRKQATNNNEAKNGI